A single window of Nicotiana sylvestris chromosome 5, ASM39365v2, whole genome shotgun sequence DNA harbors:
- the LOC138868428 gene encoding uncharacterized protein: MTNENQTNGNVAGTGATVTSVAASSSYSTPAHAMAPAEKPEKFSGIDFKHWQMKMLFYLTTLSLQRFIKEDPPVLAEGTPDDELFVVTEAWKHSDFLCKNYILSCLEDSLYNVYSVMETSKTLWNALEKKYKTEDAGLKKFVAARFLDFKMIDTRSVITQVQELQVIVHDLLAECMVINEAFQVAAFIEKLPQLWKDFKNYIKHKRKEMTLEDLIVRLRIEEDNKNAEKKSCGNSTIIRANIVEEASQNKKRKKAFGPKNYPSKKKERLPE, from the exons ATGAcgaatgaaaaccaaactaatggaaATGTTGCGGGAACGGGTGCTACTGTTACGAGTGTTGCTGCCTCGTCAAGCTATTCAACTCCTGCTCATGCTATGGCACCAGCAGAAAAACCCGAAAAGTTTTCCGGTATTGACTTCAAACATTGGCAAATGAAGATGCTCTTCTATCTTACTACGTTGAGTTTGCAGCGAttcatcaaggaggatcctccggTCCTGGCTGAAGGCACTCCGGATGACGAACTATTTGttgtaactgaagcatggaaacattctgatttcttgtgcaaaaactacattttgagttgtttggaagatagcttgtacaatgtctatagtgtcatggaaacttcaaaaacgTTATGGAATGcgcttgagaagaagtacaagactgaggatgccggacttaagaagttcgtggctgcaaggtttttggatttcaagatgattgacactaggtcggtcataactcaagtccaagaattacaagtcattgtgcatgacctccttgctgaaT gtatggtcataaatgaggcctttcaagtcGCCGCTTTCATTGAGAAGTTACCTCAGTTGTGGAAGGACTTTAAGAACTATATAAAACACAAGCGGAAGGAGATGACACTTGAAGACTTGATTGTTCgtttgaggatagaagaagacaacaaaaatgctgaaaagaagtcaTGTGGAAACTCGACAATAATAAGGGCTAACATTGTTGAGGAGGCgtcacaaaataagaagagaaagaaggcttttggaccaaagaattacccaagcaagaaaaa GGAAAGATTACCTGaatga